One Lytechinus pictus isolate F3 Inbred chromosome 12, Lp3.0, whole genome shotgun sequence genomic region harbors:
- the LOC129273612 gene encoding phosphatidylinositol 4-kinase type 2-alpha-like, giving the protein MHGKDVGEKKFGMSTVVQRIDNRRGESDCELLLPVGPDFSDIRRNEKILDLESSDEYVANVNVHVENRIEPPHLHGLPDVIFEPNTATLDNSMTSSPAGHSRRERENEPLLQPVRSRSRNSSSLEDFNTFSDDPEFTGIVREAEQAILHGIYPERISQGSSGSYFVKSYTGKVIGVFKPKSEEPYGQLNPKWTKWLQKTCFPCCFGRGCLLPNQGYLSEAGAYLVDRKLGLDVVPKTRVVKLASETFNYSPIDRAKAKTKKFTLEKFEAIGRRFNRIGLPPKVGSFQLFVKGFKDADFWLRRFEGEDLPESTSKQFQLQFERLVVLDYIIRNTDRGNDNWLIKYEKTGLEEDQQLQQGLEESGEEWGMVTPPVTHVAAIDNGLAFPFKHPDEWRTYPYHWAWLPQAKKAFSKETVDHVLPKISDMNFIEELCTELYQLFSEDKGFDKHMYEKQMAVMRGQVLNLGQAMRDDKSPVQLVQMPLITVEKNKQDGSSGPGRIRHHSDSFTQSFHSKMPFFSCC; this is encoded by the exons ATGCACGGAAAAGACGTCGGAGAAAAAAAGTTCGGAATGAGTACCGTAGTCCAACGTATTGACAACCGACGTGGGGAATCAGATTGTGAACTTCTTTTACCGGTAGGACCCGATTTCAGCGACATCCGTCGCAATGAGAAAATACTTGATTTAGAATCGAGTGATGAGTATGTCGCGAATGTGAACGTTCATGTTGAGAATAGGATAGAACCCCCTCATTTGCATGGTCTTCCAGATGTAATTTTTGAACCGAACACGGCCACACTCGATAACTCCATGACAAGTTCTCCCGCCGGACACAGCCGGCGAGAAAGAGAGAACGAACCTCTTTTGCAGCCGGTGCGGAGTAGGAGTAGGAACTCGTCATCTTTGGAGGATTTCAACACATTTTCAGATGACCCAGAATTTACTGGTATTGTTCGAGAGGCAGAGCAAGCCATTCTCCATGGAATTTACCCAGAAAGAATATCGCAAGGATCAAGTGGAAGTTATTTTGTCAAGAGTTACACTGGG AAGGTGATAGGTGTCTTCAAGCCCAAGAGTGAGGAACCATATGGTCAGTTGAACCCCAAGTGGACAAAATGGCTGCagaagacttgcttcccttgctGTTTTGGCAGAGGATGTCTCCTACCAAACCAAGGATATTTATCGGAGGCTGGAGCTTACTTAGTTGATAGGAAATTAGGCCTCGATGTAGTTCCCAAAACAAGG GTTGTAAAATTAGCTAGTGAAACTTTCAACTATTCTCCCATCGATAGAGCAAAAGCCAAGACAAAGAAATTCACCTTGGAAAAGTTTGAAGCCATTGGTAGGAGATTCAATCGTATTGGGCTACCACCAAAG GTTGGATCGTTCCAGCTCTTTGTCAAAGGTTTCAAGGATGCAGACTTTTGGTTAAGACGGTTTGAAGGAGAGGACCTCCCGGAGTCAACATCCAAACAATTCCAGCTTCAGTTTGAAAGACTTGTTGTCTTAGATTACATCATTAGAAACACAG ATAGGGGCAACGACAACTGGCTGATTAAATATGAGAAGACAGGGCTGGAAGAGGACCAGCAGCTGCAGCAGGGCCTTGAAGAGTCTGGTGAGGAATGGGGTATGGTAACACCACCGGTCACTCACGTAGCAGCGATAGATAATGGATTAGCGTTCCCATTCAAACATCCAGATGAATGGAGGACAT ATCCATACCACTGGGCCTGGCTACCTCAGGCAAAGAAAGCATTTTCAAAGGAGACGGTTGACCATGTACTACCCAAAATAAGTGATATGAATTTTATCGAAGAACTCTGTACAGAGCTCTACCAGCTTTTCAGC GAGGATAAGGGCTTTGATAAACACATGTATGAGAAACAGATGGCTGTAATGCGTGGGCAG GTGCTGAACCTGGGCCAGGCGATGAGGGACGACAAGTCCCCCGTACAGTTGGTCCAGATGCCCCTCATCACCGTGGAGAAGAATAAGCAGGACGGGAGCAGCGGCCCGGGGCGCATCCGTCACCATAGCGACTCCTTCACACAAAGCTTCCATTCAAAGATGCCCTTCTTCAGCTGTTGTTGA
- the LOC129272986 gene encoding tetratricopeptide repeat protein 1-like, whose product MDTNEAHQVAVSDSDSDDEFFDALANEEFKAGSEENESLSRSSGDDHPSVQSVENCVSVSGETAKDLPSDCQPGQEETIDVSSVSKTELNIEETCDSLSSRMKESVKVLDKSGGDACSSVVDDANVDNEQTSDNLIVSSDISTGQPVSSDGSTSQPVVSEDQELTQDEEVCKGLEAEEKEDDRLQEEGENVEEEKIVEDEMGMRQQREDAMTDEERENLKEEAQSHKARGNNLFKQDEFLDAISSYSQALEVCPLCYKKERSIMFANRAACRVRREQNEMAIEDCNKALELHPHYLKVWLRRANTYELMEKLDEALADFKQVLELDPSSYEARAACMRLPEQIKVRNEKLKEEMFGKLKDLGNLVLRPFGLSTDNFQMQQDPNTGSYSVNFSQNPTSGNGRP is encoded by the exons ATGGACACAAACGAGGCCCATCAAGTTGCAGTCTCTGACAGCGACTCTGATGATGAATTCTTTGATGCATTAGCCAATGAAGAGTTCAAAGCTGGCAGTGAAGAAAACGAGTCTCTGTCAAGAAGCAGTGGTGATGATCATCCATCAGTGCAGTCTGTAGAGAATTGTGTTTCAGTGTCAGGTGAAACTGCAAAGGATTTGCCTTCAGATTGCCAACCTGGGCAAGAGGAAACTATAGATGTCAGTTCTGTTTCAAAGACAGAACTGAATATAGAGGAAACTTGTGACAGTTTATCCAGCAGAATGAAAGAAAGTGTGAAGGTTTTGGACAAATCTGGAGGTGATGCCTGCTCTAGTGTTGTAGACGATGCAAATGTAGATAATGAACAAACATCTGATAATTTGATAGTTTCTTCAGATATTTCTACTGGTCAACCAGTTAGTTCAGATGGTTCCACGAGTCAGCCAGTTGTTTCAGAGGATCAAGAACTCACTCAGGATGAAGAGGTGTGCAAAGGCCTGGAAGCAGAGGAGAAGGAGGATGATAGGTTGCAGGAAGAAGGAGAGAATGTGGAGGAAGAGAAGATAGTGGAAGATGAGATGGGGATGAGGCAACAAAGGGAAGATGCAATGaccgatgaagagagagag AATCTAAAGGAGGAAGCTCAGTCACACAAGGCAAGAGGAAACAATCTGTTCAAACAAGATG AGTTTCTGGATGCAATATCCTCCTACTCCCAAGCATTGGAAGTCTGCCCTCTCTGTTACAAAAAGGAGAGGTCAATAATGTTTGCAAACAGAGCAGCATGCAGAGTGCGTCGAGAGCAGAACGAGATGGCCATAGAAGACTGCAATAAGGCCCTTGAACTTCATCCACACTACTTGAAG GTATGGCTAAGGAGAGCAAATACCTATGAGCTAATGGAGAAGCTAGATGAAGCCTTGGCAGACTTCAAACAAGTCCTGGAGTTAGATCCAAGCTCTTATGAAGCTAGAGCAGCTTGTATG AGGCTTCCTGAGCAGATCAAGGTTAGAAATGAAAAACTGAAAGAGGAGATGTTTGGGAAGTTGAAAGACCTTGGTAACCTGGTGCTACGTCCTTTTGGTCTGTCAACGGACAACTTCCAAATGCAGCAAGATCCCAACACAGGATCCTACTCTGTCAACTTTAGTCAAAACCCGACTTCAGGGAATGGGAGACCGTAA